The Paraburkholderia agricolaris genome includes the window AGCGCGAACGCAGTTCGAAGTTCGGCAACGGCTTCAGCGCGGGCAGAATGTTCAGATTCGGCGAGGCCTTCGAATACATGTAGCACGCGTAGCCGCTGCAGAATCCGCAGAAGTTGCACGGCCCCATCTGCACACCATATGGGTTCGTGTACGGACCCGACGTATTCGCCGAGGGCAGGCGGTACGGGTGCAGCCCGAGTTCATGCGCGGCCTTGCCGAAGCGCTCGGCCGAGTAAGTGTTCAACTGCGCGGGAAGCGGGAAGTTGTCGCTGCGCGGCGCGTCGAACACGTTGCCGTCGCCGACTATCTTGCCGTTGACCTTATAAGCCTGGCCGGAGGTGCCGAACACCTTCTCGGCGAAGTCGAAATGCGGTTCGAGTTCTTCGTAGCTGACGCCGTAATCCTGGATCGTCATGCCTTCCGGAATGAAGCGCTTGCCGTAGCGTTCTTCATAGTGGCTCTTCAGACGCAGTTCTTCCGGCGTGATGCGGAAATGCACGCCCGACCAATGCAGACCGGCGCCGCCAACGCCTTCGCCCGGCAGGAACGCGGCAAGCTGACGATAAGGCAGCGCCGTTTCGCCGACGTTATGACGGATCGAGACGGTGGTCTTCGAAAGATCGAGGAACAGCTTCTTGCGAATGTTGTAGGTCAGCTCGTCGATCGTGTTCGGGTACGCGCCGTCCGGATAGGTGTCGCGATACTCGCCGCGTTCGAGCGCGACCACGTTGAGGCCGGCTTCGGTGAGTTCCTTCGCGAGGATCGCACCGGTCCAGCCGAAGCCGATGATTACCGCGTCGGCGTGGGGTTTGGTTTGCGTGGTCATCAGGTGCGCTTTCCTTCGATCGACACGGGGCCATACGGATAGGCCTGGCCGTCCTGGTTGACGAAGTCCATAAAATCGGCGCGCGCGCCGGGGAAGCCGATCATCTTCCATCCGCCCATGTCGCGATTGCCGCCGTGGATCGGGTCGCAGAAGTAGCCTTCGCGGGTGTTTTGCAGCAACTGGCCGAAGAAAACGGTAGCCGGGACGTCCGCCAGATCGATCTTTCCGGTCTCGAGCGCGGCGAGCACGGTGTCACGCGTGGGCGCGTCGAGGGCGTCGAACGGATGCGAATAGGTTTTGGTGCAATAGGCGTTCACCGCGGCGATGCCCAGCCGGTACAGATCGCGCGGCACGAGCTTCAACTGGTAGCCGAGCTCCGGCGCGCCTTGCTGGAAGGGGCCCTGCATGTACCAGAGCGCGCCGTGCGCGTACGGCGTGTCCATCTGCCGGTCGATGAATTCGGGCACACCGGCTTCGAGCGCTCCGGGGCCTTCGCTGTCGGCGGGGATCAGACGGTCGACCGCCGCGTGGACGAAGGCCCATTCCTTCGCGTCGAAGAAATGTGGCTTGTAGTCGGCACCGGAAGCCTGGCCTGCGGTAGCTGCGCCGCTCGCGCCCTGGGCGGCCGTGTCCGCCTGCTTGACTTCGCAGCCGGCGAGCGTTCCGGCGGGAACCAGCGCGATGGCCGTGCGTAAGAAGCCGCGGCGGGAGGTAAGAGGAGATTGAGCCATATTGTTCTTTGTCACGAGAAGGGAGCGCGCCATGACGCTCCGAGGCAGTCGTCGGATTGCGGCGTCATGGTAAATGGAACCGGTTCCAAAGTGTTTCTACTTTTTTACAATAAGCTGTTTCCTGAAGTGATTAAATGCTGCTTTTTGACAAAAAGCGCTTTTAAATCATAGGTGTTTTTTAGCCAGTGTGGCCTGCGGGTGCAGCGGCGGGCCGGAGTTGAAACTGACGCGAAAAAGCGACGCTTCGGGCTGCACGCGGCAAAGGAAGCCTTCCTGGTGGCATGCCGGCGCCGCTCGCCGGCCTGCCCGACCCTCCCGAGAGGTGCTTTGGCGAATCAGCCAACGCACGTCACAATCGAGGGATTCCCCGCCAGGCGAGCCCATGGAAAACCTTCTGAAGAAACTCGATCTCACCTCGCTGCGCCTGTTCGTCGCCGTCTGCCAGGAGCAGAACATCGCGCGCGCGGCCGAGCGCGAGTTCATTGCGTCGTCCGCCGTGAGCCGGCGCATTGCCGAGATCGAGGCGCTGATCGGCTTACCGGTGATCCAGCGGCAGTCGCGCGGCATTACGGTGACGCCGGTCGGCGAAACCGTGCTGCGCTATGCGCTGGCGATCATCGGCAGCATCGAACAGATGAGCGCGGAGTTGTCGCGTTTTTCGTCGGGGGCGAAGGGGCGGGTGCGGGTGGTGGCGAATCTTTCGTCGATCGTGCAGTTCTTGCCCGAAGACGTAGCGGCATTCGGGCGGGTGTTCCCGGAGGTGTCGATCGAACTGGAGGAGGAGAACAGCGCGGACGTGCTGCGGATAGTCGGCGAACATGGCGCGGACTTTGGCATCTGCAACCCGGTGGCGGGCAGTGAAGCCTTCGAGCAGGTGCTGTATCGGGAAGATCGCCTCGCGGTGCTGGTGCCGTACGGTCATCGTCTCGCTGACGCGTCGCACGTGGCGTTCGAGGCCTTGCTCGACGACAGCTTTGTCGGCCTGCGCAGCGAGAGCGCGCTGACCCAGTTGCTTGCGCAGCAGGCGGTGGCCGGCGCGGGACGGCAGATCGACGTGAAGATCCGCGTCAGCAGCCTCGACGCGCTGTGCCGGATGGTCCATGCCGGCCTCGGCATCGCGATCGTGCCGGAGCAAGTGGGGCTGCTCTACGTGAATGCGCTCGACGTGCGTCTGCTGTCCCTGAGCGATGCCTGGGCGTTACGGCGTCTCGTCATGATCTTCAAGTCGCGCGACCAGTTAAGCGCGAGCGCGGCGGCGCTTGTCGGCTTCCTCGGCGGCGGGGCCTAGCCGGGCGATCAGGCCGGCACCGCGACCGGCGCCGAGCCGTCCCCTGTATCCAGCATTCGCACGGCGAATCCAAAGCATCGCTCGATCAGCGCCGGCTGCATGATGTCGTGTGGCGAGCCTTGCGCGATGATCGTGCCATCCGCCAGCAACGCGATTGCGTCCGCATAGCGGGCGGCGAGGTTCGGGTCGTGCACGATCGCGAGTGCGCCGATGTGCCAGCGGCGCGTCAACGCTTTTACGGTTTCGAGCAAACGATGTTGATGCGCAAGATCGAGCGCGGCGGTCGGCTCGTCGAGCAGGAGATAGCGTGGCGCTTCATCCGCCCTGTCTCCCGCCATGCCGGCACGCGGCCAGATTTGCGCAAGCACACGTGCAAACTGCACACGGGCGAGTTCGCCGCCGGACAGCGTGGTGATCTCGCGACCCGTCAGTGGCCCGGCGCCGGCGAGCGTCAGCGCCTCGGCGACGATCCTGCGATCTTCGCGCGATACCGCGCCACTCGTCGCATGTGGATAACGGCCGAGCAACACGATTTCTTCGACGGTGAAGGGAAACACCGGGTTCGACGCTTGCGGCAGCACGGCTCGCAGCCGCGCCAGATGCTTCGGCGAGAGGTCGGCCAGCGCCGCGCCGTTGAGCGTGGTCGATCCGCTCTGCTGGGCGGCGTCGCTTGAACCATGGCCATGAAATTCGCCTGCCAGCGCTTTCAGCAGGGTGCTTTTTCCGGCGCCATTGCAGCCGAGCAGCGTGGTCAGGCGCCCTGGCTCGATCGTCAGCGAAAGATCGCGCAGGATGGACCGGTTGCCGCGTGTGATGCAAAGGTGGCTGGTGATGAGCATCGCATGCTCTCCGTCATGAAGTCAGGGACATCTGCATGTTTCACAGACCGAGTTGGCTGCGGCTGCGCCACAACAACGCAAGGAAGAAGGGCGCGCCGATCAGCGCGGTCAGAATGCCGAGCGGTACTTCAGCGGGCGCGGCGACGGTGCGCGCGGCCAGATCCGCGAGCACGGTCAGCGTCGCGCCGAGCAGCATCGCGCCGGGCATCACTACGCGCTGGTCGGGACCGCACGCGAGCCGCACGCAATGCGGCGCCACGAGGCCGATGAAACCGATGACCCCGGTGCACGACACTAACGCGCCTACCCCCAGGGCCGACGCCACCAGCACCGTGCGCTTGACCGCCTGAGCCGGTACGCCGAGATGCTGCGCTTCGGCTTCGCCGAGTTGCAGCGCGTTCAGTGCATGGCCGTTGCGCGCGATCAGCGCGGCGCCGATCAGCACGAATGGCGCGACCGCGGCGAGTACGCGCCACTGGGCGCCGCCCAGACTGCCCAGGCTCCAGAAGGTGAGCGAGCGCAGTTGCGCATCGTCGGCGAGATAGGTGAGCAGGCCAATCGCCGCGCCTGCCAGCGCGTTGATCGCGATGCCGGCGAGCAGCAGCAGCGGCAGTGCGAGTCTGCCGCGCGCGGCGGCGAGCCGGTACACCAGCGTCGCCACGAGCAGCGCGCCGATGAACGCGGCGACCGGCAGCCAGCCGAGGCTTACGGCGCCGATCACGGGACCGAGCACGATCAGCGTCGCCGCGCCGAGCGCCGCGCCACTGGAAATGCCGATCAGCCCGGGGTCGGCCAGTGGATTGCGAAACAGTGCCTGCAACGCACTGCCGGCTGAGCCGAAACCCGCACCGACCAGCAAGGCCAGCAGCACGCGCGGCAGACGAATTTCCAGCAGGACCGCGCGGGCCTGCTGAAGCGACGCATCGCTCGCCAGCTCGGCGGGGTTTGCGAGCAACGCGGACCAGACCAGCGCAGGGCTGATTCGATAAGCGCCGATGCAGATCGCCGCGAGCGTCGCCAGCCCGGTCGCGATGCCGAGCGCGCCCAGCACGAGGCGCGCCGCGCGCCGCCGCCGTTCGGCGAGCGTGCGCGGCGGGGCGGATGCGAACGCAGCGATTTCCGTATCCATCACGCCTCCACGAGCCGCTGGTTCAGTGTGGTCACGGCGCCCGGCAGGCGGGGGCCGAAGCCGAGCAGGAACAGCGCGTCGAGCGCCACGACGCGTTTGTTCTGTCCCGCGGGCGTCGCGGCGAAACCTGGGCTTGCCAGCATGGCCGCCGCGCCACCCACCGCGCTCAGCCCTTCGTCGGTCGTCAGAATCAGGTCGGGCGCGGCGCTCACCAGCGCTTCGGCCGAGAGCGGCCGGTAACCGTTGAAACCCTGCATCGCGTTGCGCGCACCGGCATACGCGAGCATCGCGTCGGCGGCAGTGCGCTGACCCGCGACCATCGCCGCATTGCCGGTGTGATTCAGCACGAACAGCACGCGCAGCGGCTGTTTGCGCGTGGCCAGTGGCGAGCTGGTGACCGTGTCGCGGGCGCGCTGCCATTCGTCGTCGAAACGGGCGCGGAGCGCGTCGCCTTGCGGTTTCGCATCGAGCGCCGTCGCGATGCCGGTAATCTTGTCGCGCACACTGCCGGCATCGTGCTGCTCGGCGAACGATACGACGCTGACGCCCGCCTGTTTGACTTGCGCAAGCACGTTGGGCGGTCCCGCCTCCTCGGAGGCCAGGATCAGATCGGGCCGTAGAGACAGCAAACCTTCCGCCGACAACGCGCGCTGATAGCCGACCTTCGGCAACGCGCGCGCGGCGGCGGGGTAACTGCAGGTCGTATCCGCACCGACCAGCAGGTTGCTCGCGCCGCCTTGCGTACCTTGTGCGCCCAGCGCGTAGACGATCTCGGCGAGCGCGCCGCCGACCACGATCACGCGCCGCTGCGGCTGGGCGAACGCGCGCGGCGGCAGCGCACCGAGCAACAATGCGGCGCCGCCGAACATGAGGCGGCGCCGCTGCCGGCCGATGCGGCTGCGGCTCATTTCGTCGTTCGTTTTGCCGTTCGTTTGGCCGCTCATGTGGCCGCTCACGCTGCCGCTCCGTTTTCGAGTGGCGCGATGCCGGCGATCAACTCGCGCCAGCCCTCGAGTTCAGGGGTGCCGGGTTTGCGTGCGCCGAACAGCATGGCGATGTTCTCGCCGTTGGCGTCGAACAGTTCGAGCGACGTGACGATGCCGTCGCTGGTCGGCTTGCGTACGACCCATGCGCTCGCAATCAGATCGCCGCGCAGATGCAGATTGAAGCCCGGGTCGAGCACGTTGACCCATGGTCCCATCAGACGGATATTTTTGACGGGGCCGGTATGGATCTGGATCATGCCGCGATTGCCGACGAATACCATGATCGGCAGCGCGCTATCGGCGGCGCGTTCGAGCAGGCCTTGCAGCGCGTCGTTGGCGACCGGATACGCGTAGCGGCGTTCGGCCAGCCGCAGCGCCTGGGTGCGAGCGAGGCCGAACTTGCGCAGCAGACCGAAGAACTGATGCGTATCCGTCATCGCGTGCCACGCGGCCTGAAACGCGGGGACGTCGATATCGCTGTCCAGATTCAGAGCGGGCGGTGCGACAGGGTCGCCGAGCCTGAGCCCCGGCGTCTGGTCGCGCATTTGCCAACGCTCCACGAAGGCGTCGAAGGCGGCGTGATTGCTGTGTTCCCGCAGAAACACCTTGTGCACGGCATGACCTTGCGAATCGAAGAATTGCAGGCTCTTCTGCACGCCGTGCGCGGTTTCCTCGCGCACCGCGAAACCCGAGGCCCACGCGTGATAGAACACCCGCAGATCGATCGCGCTGCCGAGCACGAGACCGACCGTGCCGTCGTGACTCATATCCTCGTAGGTGCCATCTTTTTCGTGGACGGCGGCTTCATTGCGCGTGAGCGCCATCACCGCGCCCAGTTGCGGCATCTGTTCGAACAGTTCGACAAAGCGCGCCTCGAGCCGCACCACATGCTCGCCGACGAACGCGGCGAGCGCCTCGCCTTCGCTAATGCCGAGCGCGTGCGCTGCCTCGCGGTTGCGCAACTTCTGCGCGCTCTTCAGGTTGAGAAAATCATGACGCAACTGATGCAATGAAGCTGCGTCGTTAGGAGCGGAATTCAGCATGATGGGTGCCTCGCAATGCCGGATGACGGGTTGAAAGAGGAGAAAGCGGTATGGGTGCGCAGCATCAGAAATCCATCTTCATGCTGACCGACACATTGCGGCCGGGCGCCGTATAGGCGTCCTTGACCGGCGACGAATCGGCAATGCCGCGCACGTCCGACCAGTTCCAGTACTTGCGGTCGAACAGATTGAATACGCCGAGATAGGCGACCACGTGTTTGTTGAAGCGATAGCCGCCGCGCAGGTCGACCACGAACGAGGAGCCCGGTGCGAAACAGGTCTGCGAAGAGCAACTCTTTGGCGTGATGTCGCTCGATTTTTTCGCCGCCTGGAACAGCAGATCGGCTTGTGCG containing:
- a CDS encoding heme/hemin ABC transporter substrate-binding protein, which translates into the protein MSRSRIGRQRRRLMFGGAALLLGALPPRAFAQPQRRVIVVGGALAEIVYALGAQGTQGGASNLLVGADTTCSYPAAARALPKVGYQRALSAEGLLSLRPDLILASEEAGPPNVLAQVKQAGVSVVSFAEQHDAGSVRDKITGIATALDAKPQGDALRARFDDEWQRARDTVTSSPLATRKQPLRVLFVLNHTGNAAMVAGQRTAADAMLAYAGARNAMQGFNGYRPLSAEALVSAAPDLILTTDEGLSAVGGAAAMLASPGFAATPAGQNKRVVALDALFLLGFGPRLPGAVTTLNQRLVEA
- a CDS encoding hemin-degrading factor; protein product: MLNSAPNDAASLHQLRHDFLNLKSAQKLRNREAAHALGISEGEALAAFVGEHVVRLEARFVELFEQMPQLGAVMALTRNEAAVHEKDGTYEDMSHDGTVGLVLGSAIDLRVFYHAWASGFAVREETAHGVQKSLQFFDSQGHAVHKVFLREHSNHAAFDAFVERWQMRDQTPGLRLGDPVAPPALNLDSDIDVPAFQAAWHAMTDTHQFFGLLRKFGLARTQALRLAERRYAYPVANDALQGLLERAADSALPIMVFVGNRGMIQIHTGPVKNIRLMGPWVNVLDPGFNLHLRGDLIASAWVVRKPTSDGIVTSLELFDANGENIAMLFGARKPGTPELEGWRELIAGIAPLENGAAA
- a CDS encoding gluconate 2-dehydrogenase subunit 3 family protein produces the protein MARSLLVTKNNMAQSPLTSRRGFLRTAIALVPAGTLAGCEVKQADTAAQGASGAATAGQASGADYKPHFFDAKEWAFVHAAVDRLIPADSEGPGALEAGVPEFIDRQMDTPYAHGALWYMQGPFQQGAPELGYQLKLVPRDLYRLGIAAVNAYCTKTYSHPFDALDAPTRDTVLAALETGKIDLADVPATVFFGQLLQNTREGYFCDPIHGGNRDMGGWKMIGFPGARADFMDFVNQDGQAYPYGPVSIEGKRT
- a CDS encoding LysR family transcriptional regulator — translated: MENLLKKLDLTSLRLFVAVCQEQNIARAAEREFIASSAVSRRIAEIEALIGLPVIQRQSRGITVTPVGETVLRYALAIIGSIEQMSAELSRFSSGAKGRVRVVANLSSIVQFLPEDVAAFGRVFPEVSIELEEENSADVLRIVGEHGADFGICNPVAGSEAFEQVLYREDRLAVLVPYGHRLADASHVAFEALLDDSFVGLRSESALTQLLAQQAVAGAGRQIDVKIRVSSLDALCRMVHAGLGIAIVPEQVGLLYVNALDVRLLSLSDAWALRRLVMIFKSRDQLSASAAALVGFLGGGA
- a CDS encoding heme ABC transporter ATP-binding protein, translating into MLITSHLCITRGNRSILRDLSLTIEPGRLTTLLGCNGAGKSTLLKALAGEFHGHGSSDAAQQSGSTTLNGAALADLSPKHLARLRAVLPQASNPVFPFTVEEIVLLGRYPHATSGAVSREDRRIVAEALTLAGAGPLTGREITTLSGGELARVQFARVLAQIWPRAGMAGDRADEAPRYLLLDEPTAALDLAHQHRLLETVKALTRRWHIGALAIVHDPNLAARYADAIALLADGTIIAQGSPHDIMQPALIERCFGFAVRMLDTGDGSAPVAVPA
- a CDS encoding FecCD family ABC transporter permease: MDTEIAAFASAPPRTLAERRRRAARLVLGALGIATGLATLAAICIGAYRISPALVWSALLANPAELASDASLQQARAVLLEIRLPRVLLALLVGAGFGSAGSALQALFRNPLADPGLIGISSGAALGAATLIVLGPVIGAVSLGWLPVAAFIGALLVATLVYRLAAARGRLALPLLLLAGIAINALAGAAIGLLTYLADDAQLRSLTFWSLGSLGGAQWRVLAAVAPFVLIGAALIARNGHALNALQLGEAEAQHLGVPAQAVKRTVLVASALGVGALVSCTGVIGFIGLVAPHCVRLACGPDQRVVMPGAMLLGATLTVLADLAARTVAAPAEVPLGILTALIGAPFFLALLWRSRSQLGL